In the Salvia miltiorrhiza cultivar Shanhuang (shh) chromosome 8, IMPLAD_Smil_shh, whole genome shotgun sequence genome, ttaattctcatttttcatagttctttagtttcgagttttagttagttcttagTTAGCATTTAATTCcgttttagttagttcttcgtttagagttgtaatcaagtgacagatttGCTTCTCGAGATGATTTTGGTATTTAGTATTTAAGTAAATTCTTCGTTTTTACTTAAATTAtgttttgctttcaattatgcaatttagtttatgttaaattagattagaagcttttaattaaagttatttaaattcttagcctCGTAGCATTTAAATTCAactcgcctagttaattcttttactttatgcttttaattctgcctagggtttaatagtttatttatgcttaagtatttatgctttgttcttttctgcctagttaatgattcttttctgcctagttaattttaagataatttaAGTTTTAAGTTGAGTTTTAATTACAAGAATTAGTTTAATTTCTTTTCCGCCTAGTTAATTTCAAGTTAAGttttctagttaagtttaattttaagctttagtttaattttacagtTTTCAATCCGTTCTTTACCGCTTTCtcgtgatacaattagaagccctttaagatcttccttgagagacgacattgggtcaacttaccattgctagagtgtccttgtcctattgcaagtcaatctagagatgttttaggttgagtcaaattttggcgccgttgccggggaaggttttaggcgttttaattgtgtcacttttctagTCCTCGTCATCATTGCATTTCAGTTTTCCAAGTAAGGCCACGTGTCTTGATCTTAGGACCTCGCGTATTTCTCCCCTCATcaacttcctacatccacggtcactTGATCAGAcaaacaacttcactgggcaagtgcttacgggtgcactgcaaaccgatgcgtgtgcttacgggtgcacagcagaCCTGAatgtgtgcttgcgggtgcacaacaaaccgagacgactgaagatcctatcttcagtaccaacacactgggttggatttctcactccaagcgcacactgggcactaagatctcacggagacagaacactggtctgaactccttttcgacgcaaacactcaattcagttgattgaagagaggtttgaaaacttaccaactaaaccacaaagaacaagttctttgcagtcagttttacctaggctttggatatacaatatttgcctaagttctaagagaatgtatgtaatcagcagtgatttATTTTTGGCCTtatgattctcttcttcgattcaaactttgggaatgcttgattttgctgagtaacgaattcggcagcgtttcagcttatgttgttgaatcggtgaaaattgaagtgatcctcgagcgctatttataggagacgtcttgaatagatccgttggcggagatggtcttcaagatttattccgttagagagtaatttgaacttgggctgaggcttcaatcttcgaggttccttgtttggtgagaatgaCTACTTTGAGGAGTAGGAGATGTGatatctctgaaaaggtaatcaccaaaaggaatggcctctgcagagaaaggacgatcctgagatctctgcatttaatgcggctgtacttctggagtgcgtggcttcctttgaacgttggaggttcagtccgaggaagaatgtttaactgatacttgactttagtatcagtccgctgaatccacgtggctcgcattaagtaatcagttgaaactgatccttcgattgataagtcaaatatcagtatttgactttgccttaatcgttatatcagtcggcatcttcagtcttcagtccttcgttcttcagtcttcagtcttcagtcttcagaacaacaactaaactagaaaaagaactctaacacttgagtttgaacaattctagtctattacaagtgaaacctattgattttggtatcatcaaaactaggattaggatatttgattaagttcccaacaagaAATACCAGAACATCTAAGATTGATCAAGAATTATGGTGTGTGGATATCTTGGAATATAGAATCATTTGATTCTAATATGCATGGAGTATTTGAGGTCAAGTATGATTGACCTTCACTTTCATTCAACGAAATCATATGCTGGTTAGTAGACTCGACTACATCTAAAGTTGGTGCCAAAATTGTACGTTCTTGTAAATAACATGCAGTGTCGATGGCTTTATTGTTAGATGAATAAATGTAATCAGCAATAGTAGCAATAGGATCTTTGTAGTATTTAAGCAAAATGTCATTTGGGATATCAATGGTTGCTTCTCCATCATGAGAACTTTCAATTGTCTCATATTTAATACTTGCAATCCACTCAATCGTAAAtgttactattatttatttatataaatgatTTGTTGAGTTCTCATAATGTGGGATTAGAATTGTGATTAGTATCGTCTTTAGTTTATTTCTCATAAATTTGTGGCAAGTTATATACTCAATTTGCGAGAAATTCAATTCCatgtgagaattgagaaaaagatgaaagtttatatattaagaataaaataaaattttaagttcctacacaaaattaaaaatgggtaaaattaaatttgtattttattgtCCTTCTTAATCGTCCATTAAATGtgaatggaaataaaataaaatgagtttaaatatCATCTATCTCAATCTAATCGAAGTAGATATTTACATACAATTACACGGAACTCATTTTATTAATCTACTTAAACTGAGGCACGAAATATATAAATGTTtctttttttcatatttaagtGAGTTAAAAATCAATTCTCAATACTACTAACTTTTGTCTAAAAAGCAAAATCATTGATGTACGTGCAACTAGGGATGATAACAGgttggatttggaccggatctcaTCAATACCAGATTCAGATCCGTTTCAATTTATCAGATGGGCTACATTTGGACCGGATCTCATCAATACCAGATCTAGATCCGTTTCAATTTATCAGATCTAGATCCGCCCCGGATCCAACGAATCTAAAAATTTGGGATCCAGATCCAGAGCCATCAGATCCGCGGGTCTAAATCCATGGATCTACcgttttcaaattaaattaaaaaaaatcacaaaatcaatAACATCTAGTTTccatcataaaaaatattgcaCAATAAAAAATCAAGACACATCACACACCAAATGTATGTAAGCAACAACAAGAAGAAAATCATGCTTAAACCCTAAGTTTTGTTTTAGGTATGCTTTCACTGTCCTAAAACCAACTCCAGGCACCTCTATTCCAGATTCCATCTCACCAAATTGAGAAGCCATGCGCCCATATATCGTCCACGCCACCGGAGAGCCCCAGTAATACCACCTTCACCATATTGGAATTTGCTGCCACACAACCGCCTTTTTTTTTGGATGTAATGATAGTATGTAGAGTGACTCTCTATTTAAAGAGAAAGTTGTTGTATGAAATTATAGAGGGAAATGAATTTGGTGTACTGCCGCCTTTTTTGGCTGATATATGAAATTTGGTTGCATTAAGATTGCTGTGTTCTGTTGCCTTTTTTTAATTCTGTTTAGCCGCCAACTTTTCATTTCAGTTTTTATCATTTCCGTTTAATCGCCTTTTAGTATGAATTTCAGTTTTTCATGTGTATTTTATTGTTTACATCACTTTATTAAGGAAGTGGGTTAATGATTAAAATAGTAGAAAGAAATAGCTTAATCTTGTGGTTTCTACTACTTTTACAACtactttaactctcctaaatacccataccgaaaagttttgagtcatgaataatgggacggagggagtattaaataaaatggaTCCACGGGTCGAATCTGACCGGATCCgaatctaaaattttaaaattcagatTCAGATTCGTttttaaaattgagatccagatccaggtTCAGATACAAATCTGTCGGGttgaaaaaattgagatccagacaCTGAAacatggatctggatccacggatttGGGCGGGTCCAATAGCCATCTCTACGTGCAACCAAAGTGTATCCCAGCGGTCTCGTCTCTCTATtcgtatctctctctctcaatcttaCAGATACGCAACGGCAGGGCACACACATCTCCCACCGCCTCCTGCTCCGGCGAAGGGCGCCGCCATCAGCCACCGCCACCACCGGCATCTCCCCCCTCTTGCCTCTCGCCTTTCGCTCCTTGTCCCCCTTCTATCCTTCACCACGCACGGCGAGGTTGCACGTGCAGCGCCGCCTCCGTCTCCACACCGCGCCGCAATCACCATCTCCACGCCGTCCACCGCCTCACTGAAAAAGAAACCCCGAATTCCCCCCTCAAATTTCAGAAACATTCCTCCCTCAATCCGTAATTTGCTTCTCCTTTTCAATCTCCCTCTTTCCTTCCTGGcaagcgccgccgcctctgcccTCACTCAGTCGGACGGTCACGGCGAAGGATCGCTGCCTTCTCTTTCCTTCCCTGCTTCGACCAACCGGAGTCGCTGCATTCTTCTCTGGCGTACAACAAACATCGTGCTCTCAATCCCTGATGAGATAGACTGGTATTTATACTAATCAATTTCTTGGAGTACTTTAAAGTTGAAAGTTTACATAAAATGAAATCAGATGGTCTGGTATTTATGCTACTCAATTTCTTTGAGCCAAAGTATGTATCTGCATTTATTTCatgggtaattttttttatttcaatggATATTGACCAGTAGCACAACACAATGGATAAAAGCAATGATTAAGCCTCTGAATTTATTACCCAGTAGACAACACTGATGCAATATTTACTGAACAAAAGAATGTGTTCATTGGCGGGAAAAAATTTCAGCCCAAAACTCTGCTTTTATATAAGTATAGATGTGTTCATTGGCGGGAAAAAATTTCAGCCCAAAACTCTGCTTTTATATAAGTATAGATAGATATAGATGTGGGTTTTTACTGATTTTAGCCATACTATGCAGTTTGAAATTCACAATCGTGAAACTGCCAGTTATCAGAATTGTCGGAATGTGCTGGGATATGCTGTTGTAGTTGTATTCACATTTTGTGCATGATGGCTTCAAGAGCAATATTGCAAAAGAAAAAGTGTCTGCTTGATTCTGTCAAGCGGCCACATTATTTAGTTCCAAGGTTCGTATGTAGTGACCATGGAAGATTGCTAGACATTCCTAATTCACAGCGTGGGAGCTGGCCTCTGATTCTTTCGGATTCAGATAACAGTGAGAAAGAACATTCATATTTTCTAACCAGACAAATGGCTCAACACACTCTGACAAAAAAGTATGCGGGCCATTATTTTGCCAGAGTTCCAAGTTTGCACTGTGAGATTGGAGTACCTGGGGAACTTAAGCCTTTGGGATTTAGGTGGACAATAGAGTATGTACGTCATCTTTCAACTGCTCCAGCTGGTAAGCCTGAATTAGAAGGTGATGATAATAAAAAAGAACCGGTTAAGCAGAAGAAAGAACCTTCACCAGAAGAATGTGATCAGGCAGTTGAAGGTTTAAGCTCCGTGAAAGCCAAAGCCAAAGCTAAAGCCAAGCAGTTGCAAGATTCTTCAAAGGGTGTGAAATATATAGTTAAGAAGATGCGGGCTTTTCTTTTAGGAATTGGTCCAGCTTTGAGAGCTATTGCTTCAATGAGCCGGTAATTTGGATTCGTGATTTCTTGTTGTCCAGTAAAGTTTTGTCATGATTGTCCTGTTTACATTTCCTCTTGATATAGGGAAGACTGGGCAAATAAATTGCGACATTGGAAGGATGAGTTTAAATCTACATTGCAGCACTACTGGCTGGGCACAAAGCTATTATGGGTTGATGTTAGGATAAGCTTAAGGCTATTGTTGAAACTTGCTAGTGGGAGGACTTTGTCCAGGAGGGAGAGGCAACAACTCACACGAACAACAGCAGACATTTTCAGGCTAGTTCCTTTTGCTGTCTTCATTCTAGTTCCATTCATGGAGTTCTTGCTGCCCGTGTTCCTGAAATTGTTTCCGAACATGTTACCATCAACCTTCCAGGACAAGATGAAAGAACAGGTAAAGTTGTACTCATCTTAGTAGAATAGCTTTTGACTTTCTGACATTCCCTTTTGTGTTTGTTTCAACTGATCAACTATTTCTTCCTTCTTTATTGTCTAACCTTTTGGTGAGTATAATATCTTTCGATTGGTTTGAGATACTGTTTGTCAGTCTGTCCGTAAATTACGATTAATTGAGAAAAATGGGTTTTATTTACTGTTCCAAGATTCCTGTACACATGGTTTTTTTGAGATTGACAAACTTCTCAGTAGTCAATTTCTTATAACTCTTGCCAAACGGGAATGTGCTTTGTCTGTTTTGTTTGATGATATCCATAAAAAATTGGGGCTAGGTTAAATCAAATAGTTCCAAGCAAAGCTGGTTGAAAGCTACTCAAGTTgccaattccaattccaatgATAGTAATGCTGTGATGATGAGCAATGAACTCTCACAGGAGGCCTGTCCTCAGTTTGGATTGCATCATGCAGCTTGCTTGCATGGAGCTGAGAATAAGCTGGCCAATAACTCAGGCTGGCATAGCAATCTTAAGATGAGAAATGGAGTTCTGTGGCTGCAGACAAGCTTAAATATGCTAATTCAAAATTTCTATGCTAAATTTCACAAGTATGGAGGTGTACAACCACtttcttttataattaaaattaaacatcaCCTTCAGATTTAAAGGCAGCGAGTATAACTGCCTAAGCGATACGTCTTGAATATTCTGTGTAAAACCATTTTGTGAgccttcaatttttttatgcacAATAGCTTGTTTTCCTTACCTGATTTCTTTTATGAATTTATAGACTATTGATCTTAACCAGCCTATGAAACTTTACAGAAATTCTAATTGTCTCTCGAAGGTACCTACTAAAAATTATCTGCTTCATTGGCCAGATACTGAAATCAATACCTAATTACCTTTACTATCAAGACTGTCAGATTATATTGACTGCTAGTCCTGATTGCTTTTCTTTGAATGTTGATATTTTTACCCTTTCTTTTTTGTTTGAGAATTAGTTTAGATCCAGGCATATGCTGATTTATTCTGCCTCCGGACTATACCTTATCTTAATTTCCAAACTTACAAGTGTATATCATTGAAATCTTCATATGACAGGAGGCCCTGAAAAAGAAACTCAATGCAAGGATAGAATATGCAAAGTTTCTTCAAGAGACTGTAAAAGAAATGGCAAAGGAAGTTCAGAGCTCGAGAAGTGGAGAAATAAAGAAAACGGCTGAGGATCTTGATGATTTTATGAGCAAGGTAAGAAGCCAATATGCAATATTTTCTTACTGGAATGCTAAAAGGTTTTCCCAAACAAAAAGCACTGCTTAAATTAGGGTAGCTTACTAGCTTTCCTCTGACTTGTTTTGTACCTTGTACGCTCATGTCTAATATCCTCATGATTTTTTTTGGACAGGTGAGGAAAGGAGCTCCTGTTACTAATGAAGAAATCTTGGGCTTTGCCAAGTTGTTTAATGATGAGCTTACTCTGGATAACATCAGCAGGTAATTCCTGATTTACTAACACGATTCTTGATGCTTTTCTCTTCTTTACTATCTGAGACAATATTTGGTGTGGATGATGCTTTGCCGATAAAGTTCCTTTTTATCCTCATGGATGCAGACCACGAGTAATGACTATGTGCAAATATATGGGAATTAGTACTTATGGTACTGATGCATATCTACGGTATATGCTCCGAAAGAGGCTTCAGAAGTAAGTTACTTTATTATAGCTTCAGTTTTTAGATTGtaaattaatgttttttttaagtgataataattcataatttgtTCTGCTCGATACCAATTTTACTTTCACCATTTTAGATATCAGATCTAGTGTACAATATCAGATTATCTGTATGATATTTGATCGTCTTAATTTAGTTTTATGGGCTtccattaattttaattttagataTATTACCTTTAGTTATTCATGTGCAAATCTGGATTTTAAAGgattttcttaattcttatAATAAAAGAGGTAATCAAAGATTTTGTTTCCAAGAAACTTCCAGTCTCTTGGCAGTACCTATTATGGACTATTATTGGTAGAATAATACTTGAACTGAAAGGTTAGCTGCTAAAGGATGTTTCATCCAAATTATGGATGAGTTGACTACTTCTCTCTTTTAGATTTATATATAAAACAGTGTTAAGAATGATCTGTCTTGTGTCATACGGATACCCTCTTCCTTTAATTACTTATAAACAAATTTAGAGCTTAAAGAAAGACTTTAGGTCAGCACAAGAAAATTCAGTGTACCTGGTGGAATGACATGATACAAATAAAAAAGTATGACAAGAAAATACAGTTTCTTGATCTATTATTTACTTTAAAGTGATGTGGTTTTCTCATGGCAGGATAAAGACAGATGACAAAATGATCCAAGCTGAGGGCATAGAGTCCCTTTCAGAGGAGGAGCTCCGCCAAGCATGCCGAGAACGTGGATTGCTTGGACTTCTCTCAGTTGAAGAGATGAGAAAACAGGTTGCTAACTGTCCTTTAAGTTCTTTTGCATGCTATAAGAATATGTTCTATGGTAAAAAGACATATTGATCAAGTAATATGAAATTTCGAATGTACTCGGGTGCACAGTGGCCATATCTCTTTTCCTTCTGATATTTTGTGAGAGTGAAATGAACTGCTTTAACAAGTTTTCACATTTTGAGTTATAATGCGAGTGGTGAACTTAGCTAAACTTACCAAGAATTCTGTTTGTCCTATTTATTCTCACCAAAGTTTTCATTGATCAAGGAAACTAGATTGCAGTTTGCTTACCATTAGTATTTTGTGCAAATTGAACTTACTCTCCACTTTTGACAACTTCATATGACTCACTAATTGCTGCAAGAACATGGAAAAGCTTCAGCTATCTGAAAATCCACACATATAGtactttattttgtttcttcCATACAAGCACAAAAACTAGTGATGCACTATCTTATTTATTTGTAAGCGAACCTTATTTTAAACCATGTGGAACTTTAGCTTGGTCTTTGAAATCAATCTTCAATAGGTTGCTTTAAACATGCTAGCTTGAGTTATCCCCCTTCATTCCACTTAATCATTGATAAAAATACAATTCAATGGACTCCCTCTCTGCCTACAGTTCAGATTGTATGAAGCAATCTTGTGGCATTCTGATCCCGCAGAGTggaactttttatttataatatttattatttatttctctGCAGCTGCAAGATTGGCTGGACTTATCTCTCAACCATTCAGTACCATCTTCTTTACTAATTCTATCTAGGTAACCTAAATTTCTACTACCTATATGGCCCTATAAATTCCACCACTAgtaaattttcttattttttggcACTTCCACACAGAGCATTTAGTGTCTCTGGTAAAGTGAGGCCAGAAGAAGCTGTTCAAGCCACACTTTCATCTCTGCCTGATGAGGTGGTGGACACTGTTGGTATAACAACTTTGCCATCTGAAGACTCCGTCTCAGAAAGGAGGAGGAAGTTAGAGTTCCTGGAAATGCAAGAAGAATTAATCAAGGTATCATTTAGGTTGTTGGTTTGCAGCTCTCATTTGTATCTAAAGAAGAAGAATGCGTCATGCTGTCAATGTTTGGTTAGCAAAGTTGGCATGTGACTGACTACTGCTCCTGTTCCATCTTTTACATATAATGATGATTAGTCTATCTCTGAAAATTTATTCACTATGTTGAAATTACACCCATTGTTAAAATCATGCGAAAGCTATGGAAGAAgttttcatataattataagatgATCTGTCATGTGGTAGATACTGTAGATTAGATCTACTGTATTACATATCAATTTCACTGACGCGCTTGACTTTCTTGGAACTACCCTATACTAGACCCCATGTAGTAGTAAACAATAGCAAACAGATACTGGCAATTCGTGTAATATTAAGCTGCCCTGCTTCCGTGTCTCGACTTTGGAtgtaaaataatatttcttATATTTATCTCACTTCAGCTCAATCATGCAGACTATGGACAAGTTTCAGAATTTTAGTTTCAAGGAGTGTGCTTTATTGATTCTTGGTTTCTAATGTGAAGTTCTTTATTACAGGAGGAGGAAGAGAAAGAGGAGGAGGAGCAGGCTAGGTTGAAGGAATCTGAAAAAAAAGAGCAGAAGGACGTGGCCTTGGAAGAGATGGTAGATGCCACTGCTAAAGAAGCAGAAGAACGTGAGAAGGCAAAAATGTTGGATAAGGAGGAACAACTTAGTGAGCTCAGTCGTGCATTGGCTGTCTTAGCATCTGCATCGGTATGAGTCATTTTTCTTCCCAGTGAGGCTATGATTGCTTTGTATAGCAGATTGTAATAAATGAATGACTTGCTTTGCTATTTTCAGTCTGTGACCAGGGAGCGTGAAGAGTTCTTAAACCTTGTCCAGAAAGAGGTAAATGTCGATATTTGTATTTTCTTGAAACGGCTAACATGTTATGAAACCTTGAAGCTGCATAGAATGCGGTTCactttatataaaaattctaatcCAAATATTCTTCAATTCCATATGTTCTTAAACCGATACTTCATTTTTAATTCTCAAATCTTTCAGTTTATTGCTTATTGATGTGTGATCTTCAGGTAGAGCTGTACAACCACATGGTAGAGAAAGAGGGCAATGAAGGAGAAGCAGCAGCTAAACAGGCATATAGAGAAGCTAGAGAGGAAATTGATCATGATGCTGAGAAGGCAGCTGGCGATAAAGTATCTTCAGCACTCATAAACAGGGTGAGAATAAATTTTGTGGATTTTGGTTGCTGTTTCATTGTACTTTGTGACTCCCTCCTCTTCTTATAGTCTATTGCCATTGGGACGTGCATTGGGGATTACTTTGATGGCTCTACTTGCCAATGTTTTAAAGTACGTTTTGTGAGGCGAAATGTTTTTCGTCCGCCTCATGAAACGTAAGTTTCGAAACGGGGTGAggcgtaaaaaaaaaaacagaattcATATAAAAACACATAAATTATATCTAATATCATAGAACACTTAAAAACATAGCAAATATTGCAAAACACATAAAAACATAACAAATAAGCCAATTTTAACTATTACTAATAAATAATAAGTCTTTAATAAGTTCCAAAACTGCTGGCAGCTGCTCCTCGAGACTGCTGCTGTGAGTTGGAGAGAATAGGAGAGGAGGGAGAAGCTGGGTAGGTGGTGCGTTGACTGCGTTGTGCTGCTGCTAggttttttagtttttataatcttagtctttactttaattaaaactCTAATTACTCCTAAATTATTAAAGCCCATTTAAATTAGGGCTAAAATTCATAAAACCCATGAATTTTCGCAGCACATATGTATAGAAATTTCCATAAATCAGTTAGTTTGGATACACGCTCGCCTCGCGATGTGAGGCGCCTCCTCACCGCCTCGGACCGCCTCGGCGAGGCAGAGGTTCAGGGGGGAGGGGGGTAAACGCCGCCTGCCAAACAGGAACCTACCGCACCGCTTCAAGGCGGCGTTTAAGCGCCATTTCTAATCGTTTTTAAAAACATTGCTACTTGCTTATCACTCTATATTCTCCCTTTGTTCGTTCCTCAAGAATAGCTGGTCGTTAGCATGGATCTAAAAGGCTTCTCACATATTTGTTGCTACTTTCTACTGTGTAGGTTGATGCTATGCTCCAAAAGCTTGAAAAGGAGATTGATGATGTAGATGCCAAAATTGGCGATCGGTGGCGGTTGCTTGATAGGTAATTTTACCAGAGTGATATTAATGCAGCtatataagtttttatttaaagCTCTATGCTTCATCAAGTGTTTTAAAGTTACAGTTACCATCAGTTTTGTTTGTTAACCACTTTGATTTAAAACTTCTCTACCGTGCTGTGTGAGCTGAGATCACCTTAGTAAGGGAATTGATAAAGATATCAGCCACTGGTGGGAGTAAAATCCTTAAGCTATTTTATAGCGAAGACAAATGCATCTGCATCTTTTGAACTGGGTTCAGagcattttcactcatttttctGTCATAATTGCTGTTTGAGTGAAAGATTGTAGTTGTGATGAGCACATATTATCTTCTAAATTGTATTGCTTTATGGGTTGTATTTATTGTCTTCGAATGGATCTAACGTGAAAAATCACACTGAACGGATGTTATCCGGGGAAGCTAATATTTGCTTAATTTTATTGGATAATTTTATGGCCAGGGATTATGATGGCAAAGTGACTGCAGAGGAGGTTGCATCTGCTGCTTCGTACCTCAAAGCTACCTTAGATAAGGAGGGAATTCAAGAATTTATTGGCAAATTGTCCAAGGATAGAGGTCAGTTGTGTTACTTATCTTCCCCAGTCTGGCCCCAGCTTACTCCTCGCTTTGACAAGAATGTTCGAAATTTTCCTGCACGTGCTTAATTCTTTTGTTGAGAGGTTAAACTTATGTATTATTGGATCAAGTATAATAATTGTCAAAACTACTATTTtaaaaacaaaaggaaagagGGAAAAAGTAGTTAATACCAGTGGTAATATTATTATGGAAATGTCCTATTTGGTTTAGTACTGAAGACCCATAATTGCTGTCAAAACTATCCTCCATTGTAAATAATGAAAGTAAACAGTTGAAGTAGTATTGTTTGGGAAATAATCAAAATATTGCTTCTACTTATGTTGGGAACGGAAGTATTTTGTTTTGAGGCGATGATGCATCTGGACTTTAATCCTCCCAGTGTCCTTTTTGCCCTAACGTTTTATTCAGTGTGTCATGGGGTCAATTCGGGGCAATCCTTTCCCATTTATTTGATGACTTTCTTTCTATTCTTGACACAGATGGGAAAATTCTCGTTGAAGATATTATCAAGTTAGCCAAGCAATCCGAAGATGCTGAAAACGCTGAAGATGGAAAAAGCATTAACCAAAATCCCTGGTAATCAGCTAATAATCTGTGGTTTCTATTGGCTTTTGTGAACTGTTACAATTTTACTGTCAGTTGACATCCCTAAAAGAGCGACAGTAGGTTAATGTCGAAACTTTTAAGGCGGTTCTTTTACATCTTCTCCGTCTATATAGAGGAAACTGTTATGTGCAAGATTGCGGGATAAACATTAGCAACTGATGTCTCTATATAGGTTACACATTTGAAGCATGATTTCTGTCTATGCGTCAAtccattttgtaatttttttgtatatGATATGTGGTATTGCTCTGAGAAGTAAGCACAGTTAATAATAGAAGGATGTGTACAGTGTTAGTCCATTTGCTCCTTTTCCTTCTATTTTGCCAACATCTTGAATTCTTTGATTCAGATTTTCCATCTCTGGTGATGCTTCATTTGGCTATTCACAGCTAAAGACTGGTTTGACGGTGTGCTTGAGTGACGCGTAtcaatata is a window encoding:
- the LOC130996862 gene encoding uncharacterized protein LOC130996862 isoform X2 — its product is MMASRAILQKKKCLLDSVKRPHYLVPRFVCSDHGRLLDIPNSQRGSWPLILSDSDNSEKEHSYFLTRQMAQHTLTKKYAGHYFARVPSLHCEIGVPGELKPLGFRWTIEYVRHLSTAPAGKPELEGDDNKKEPVKQKKEPSPEECDQAVEGLSSVKAKAKAKAKQLQDSSKGVKYIVKKMRAFLLGIGPALRAIASMSREDWANKLRHWKDEFKSTLQHYWLGTKLLWVDVRISLRLLLKLASGRTLSRRERQQLTRTTADIFRLVPFAVFILVPFMEFLLPVFLKLFPNMLPSTFQDKMKEQEALKKKLNARIEYAKFLQETVKEMAKEVQSSRSGEIKKTAEDLDDFMSKVRKGAPVTNEEILGFAKLFNDELTLDNISRPRVMTMCKYMGISTYGTDAYLRYMLRKRLQKIKTDDKMIQAEGIESLSEEELRQACRERGLLGLLSVEEMRKQLQDWLDLSLNHSVPSSLLILSRAFSVSGKVRPEEAVQATLSSLPDEVVDTVGITTLPSEDSVSERRRKLEFLEMQEELIKEEEEKEEEEQARLKESEKKEQKDVALEEMVDATAKEAEEREKAKMLDKEEQLSELSRALAVLASASSVTREREEFLNLVQKEVELYNHMVEKEGNEGEAAAKQAYREAREEIDHDAEKAAGDKVSSALINRVDAMLQKLEKEIDDVDAKIGDRWRLLDRDYDGKVTAEEVASAASYLKATLDKEGIQEFIGKLSKDRDGKILVEDIIKLAKQSEDAENAEDGKSINQNP
- the LOC130996862 gene encoding uncharacterized protein LOC130996862 isoform X1, with translation MMASRAILQKKKCLLDSVKRPHYLVPRFVCSDHGRLLDIPNSQRGSWPLILSDSDNSEKEHSYFLTRQMAQHTLTKKYAGHYFARVPSLHCEIGVPGELKPLGFRWTIEYVRHLSTAPAGKPELEGDDNKKEPVKQKKEPSPEECDQAVEGLSSVKAKAKAKAKQLQDSSKGVKYIVKKMRAFLLGIGPALRAIASMSREDWANKLRHWKDEFKSTLQHYWLGTKLLWVDVRISLRLLLKLASGRTLSRRERQQLTRTTADIFRLVPFAVFILVPFMEFLLPVFLKLFPNMLPSTFQDKMKEQEALKKKLNARIEYAKFLQETVKEMAKEVQSSRSGEIKKTAEDLDDFMSKVRKGAPVTNEEILGFAKLFNDELTLDNISRPRVMTMCKYMGISTYGTDAYLRYMLRKRLQKIKTDDKMIQAEGIESLSEEELRQACRERGLLGLLSVEEMRKQLQDWLDLSLNHSVPSSLLILSRAFSVSGKVRPEEAVQATLSSLPDEVVDTVGITTLPSEDSVSERRRKLEFLEMQEELIKEEEEKEEEEQARLKESEKKEQKDVALEEMVDATAKEAEEREKAKMLDKEEQLSELSRALAVLASASSVTREREEFLNLVQKEVELYNHMVEKEGNEGEAAAKQAYREAREEIDHDAEKAAGDKVSSALINRVDAMLQKLEKEIDDVDAKIGDRWRLLDRDYDGKVTAEEVASAASYLKATLDKEGIQEFIGKLSKDRDGKILVEDIIKLAKQSEDAENAEDGKSINQNPW